Proteins from one Legionella taurinensis genomic window:
- a CDS encoding GNAT family N-acetyltransferase: protein MLVSKQTAVLIENCIKQTHIDVTCSYPVHAVLNISGGAACFSGTDSFLTQVIGWGFATERDQFGDDIADIEHFYRQQGHPQVDIELCPLVPHWLPLQLGKRGYRLTEMNTISIIDLRQQGVQWHSNNTSCLIRPVEKREMSAWARVVAHGFNCLEAEEHFYRYASAANVTAFAALVDNNLVAGGTIAIHDGIGDLGVTSTLPLYRGKGLQKALLFSRLQFAKEQGVQLAAVTTAPGSVSELNCQKAGFQCVYTRVKLTLSLE, encoded by the coding sequence ATGCTGGTATCGAAACAAACCGCTGTTCTGATTGAAAACTGCATCAAACAGACTCACATCGATGTCACCTGCTCCTATCCTGTGCACGCTGTTTTGAATATATCCGGCGGGGCGGCCTGTTTTTCTGGAACAGACTCGTTTCTGACGCAGGTGATTGGTTGGGGGTTTGCCACTGAAAGAGACCAGTTTGGTGATGACATTGCAGACATAGAACACTTTTATCGCCAACAGGGTCATCCCCAGGTGGACATCGAGCTTTGCCCCTTAGTGCCTCATTGGTTGCCTTTGCAACTCGGGAAACGGGGTTACCGGTTAACGGAAATGAATACCATTTCGATTATTGACTTAAGGCAGCAGGGGGTGCAATGGCATTCAAACAATACCTCCTGCCTTATCCGCCCGGTGGAAAAAAGGGAAATGAGTGCCTGGGCGCGCGTGGTTGCGCATGGCTTCAACTGCCTGGAAGCAGAGGAGCACTTCTATCGTTATGCCAGTGCAGCGAATGTCACGGCATTTGCAGCCCTGGTTGATAACAACCTGGTGGCGGGAGGAACGATCGCCATTCACGATGGCATTGGTGATTTGGGCGTGACCAGTACCCTGCCTCTTTACCGGGGGAAAGGCCTGCAAAAAGCCCTGCTTTTTAGCCGGCTGCAATTTGCAAAAGAGCAGGGCGTTCAGCTTGCAGCGGTGACGACCGCACCCGGATCGGTGTCTGAATTAAATTGCCAAAAAGCAGGGTTTCAGTGTGTCTATACGCGGGTGAAACTGACCTTAAGCCTTGAATAA